The following coding sequences are from one Microbulbifer sp. TB1203 window:
- a CDS encoding GNAT family N-acetyltransferase, with protein MSLDGLIVREARVDDYHSLAALEQKVIDAERPYNASLKEKDAYYYDIEKLISDRHSRLVVGEVSGDIIATGYVQVRHSKPALDHDNHGYLGFMYVAEEYRGLGLNRVILEDLVSWGQQRGVTYFYLDVYAENNSAVRAYEKFGFRGSLLEMKLNLES; from the coding sequence ATGAGTTTAGATGGATTGATTGTGCGGGAAGCAAGAGTTGACGACTATCATTCTCTCGCGGCATTGGAACAGAAAGTGATTGACGCTGAGCGTCCGTATAATGCGTCTCTGAAAGAAAAAGACGCCTACTACTACGACATCGAAAAACTGATTTCTGATCGTCATAGTAGGTTGGTCGTTGGAGAAGTTTCTGGTGACATTATCGCTACAGGGTACGTTCAGGTCCGCCACTCAAAGCCTGCCTTGGACCACGACAACCATGGATATTTAGGTTTTATGTATGTGGCAGAGGAGTACAGAGGGCTCGGGTTAAACAGGGTCATCTTGGAAGATCTGGTCAGTTGGGGCCAACAACGAGGAGTCACCTACTTTTATCTTGACGTATATGCGGAGAATAATTCCGCTGTTCGAGCATATGAGAAGTTTGGCTTTCGAGGTTCTCTGCTAGAAATGAAGTTGAACCTGGAGAGTTGA
- a CDS encoding cellulase family glycosylhydrolase — MKNQTKENPPHRRWSTVAAALLLALLANTTLAVEPLTVNGNRILAGGQARSLAGPSFFWSNTGWGGERFYNTGAVSWVKSDWNATLVRAAMGVDEEGGYLEDPTGNKNRVVALVDAAIANDMYVIIDWHSHHAEDYTAQAVAFFEEMAQTYGHHDNVIYEIYNEPLQVSWSGVIKPYAETVISAIRAIDPDNLIIVGTPTWSQDVDAASWDPIRGYANIAYTLHFYAGTHKQYLRDKAQTALNNGIALFVTEWGAVNADGDGGVDYGETQTWMNFLEDNNLSHANWALNDKEEGASALVPGANVSGGWGQDQLTESGRLVRDIVRNWDGGGSACGGNCPPVADSQNLSTAYQTQLSITLSGSDSDGSITGYTLQNGPANGNLSGSGANRLYTPNSGFSGNDSFTFTATDNAGATSEPATVSITVGTPSGNGGVTCEPGTADVWSSGFVLSNVTVTNGGNSAIGSWQVTLQFPEAVVLTNGWNGNFNMSADGRTLTVSNISWNGNLQPGQSASFGFQGNHDGSFQMPVCSAN, encoded by the coding sequence ATGAAAAACCAAACAAAAGAAAATCCCCCTCACCGTCGGTGGTCCACCGTCGCCGCAGCACTGCTACTGGCTCTGCTCGCCAACACCACCCTGGCAGTAGAACCCCTAACAGTAAACGGCAACCGCATACTCGCCGGCGGCCAGGCACGCAGCCTCGCCGGCCCCAGTTTTTTCTGGAGTAACACCGGCTGGGGCGGCGAGCGGTTCTACAACACCGGCGCGGTAAGCTGGGTGAAAAGCGACTGGAATGCCACCCTGGTGCGCGCCGCCATGGGCGTGGACGAAGAGGGCGGCTACCTGGAAGACCCCACCGGCAATAAGAACCGCGTGGTCGCCTTGGTGGATGCCGCCATCGCCAACGATATGTACGTCATTATCGACTGGCACTCCCACCACGCCGAAGACTACACCGCCCAGGCGGTGGCGTTCTTCGAGGAAATGGCCCAGACCTACGGCCACCACGACAACGTAATCTACGAGATCTACAACGAACCTTTGCAGGTCTCCTGGAGCGGCGTGATCAAGCCCTACGCGGAAACCGTGATCTCCGCCATTCGCGCTATCGACCCGGACAACCTGATCATCGTCGGCACACCCACCTGGTCCCAGGATGTGGACGCGGCCTCCTGGGACCCGATCCGGGGCTACGCCAATATCGCCTACACGCTGCACTTCTACGCCGGCACCCACAAACAATACCTGCGGGACAAAGCGCAGACCGCGTTGAACAACGGCATCGCGCTTTTCGTTACCGAGTGGGGCGCCGTCAACGCCGACGGTGACGGCGGGGTGGACTATGGCGAGACCCAGACCTGGATGAATTTTCTCGAGGACAACAACCTCAGCCACGCCAATTGGGCTCTGAACGATAAAGAGGAGGGCGCCTCCGCACTGGTACCCGGCGCCAACGTCTCCGGCGGCTGGGGCCAGGACCAGCTCACCGAGTCCGGCCGACTCGTGCGGGACATCGTCCGCAACTGGGACGGCGGCGGCTCCGCCTGCGGCGGCAACTGCCCACCGGTGGCCGACAGCCAGAACCTCTCCACCGCCTACCAAACACAATTGTCGATCACGCTGAGCGGCAGCGACAGCGACGGCAGCATCACCGGCTACACCCTGCAAAACGGCCCCGCCAACGGCAATCTCAGCGGCAGCGGCGCCAACCGCCTCTATACACCCAACAGCGGATTTTCCGGCAACGACAGCTTCACCTTCACCGCAACCGACAACGCCGGCGCCACCTCAGAACCGGCCACCGTTTCCATCACCGTGGGAACACCGTCCGGCAACGGCGGCGTGACCTGCGAACCGGGCACCGCGGATGTATGGAGCAGCGGCTTCGTGCTCAGCAATGTCACCGTCACCAACGGCGGCAACTCCGCCATTGGCAGTTGGCAGGTAACCCTGCAATTCCCCGAAGCCGTAGTGCTGACCAACGGCTGGAACGGCAACTTTAATATGTCCGCGGATGGCAGGACCCTGACCGTTTCCAATATCAGCTGGAACGGCAACCTGCAACCGGGGCAGTCCGCCAGCTTTGGTTTCCAGGGTAATCACGACGGCAGCTTTCAGATGCCGGTGTGTAGCGCAAACTGA
- a CDS encoding cellulase family glycosylhydrolase, with protein MKLLLTLAASAALFAAAQARAAEPLPDDDWLHVEGNKILDKQGNQVWLTGANWFGFNAGERVFHGLWAANLEGRMRDLAERGINLLRVPISTELIWEWQNGMAAVPNINAHVNPELEGMTSLEIFDEAVALAKKYGVKILVDVHSAEADNAGHFYPMWYEGSLDSEIFYQTWEWMADRYKNDDTVIAFDIENEPHGKPWADNPYAKWDSSTDVNNWKYACETASKRVLAINPNLLVLCEGIESYPKDGVSWGGGAGPDYHNYWWGGNLRGAADHPIDLGANQDQLVYSPHIYGPSVYQQPWFEPDFTYQSLIEDAWRDNWFYLHEQGISPLLLGEWGGHLDGGQNEKWMGYARDLIVEHGLHHTFWCLNPNSGDTGGLWHYDWTTWDEDKYALLKPALWQDGSGKFVGLDHRVVLGNAEVGTNVSEYYQGQLPSVAITAPASGSQFLPGSQIAVQYTLAQAAAVNIYLDGTLLQTASGGSAVVIAPAVEGSYQLQLVAVDGQGQELSASDTLSIRVVDEVVPEPAVEITAPADNSRVEAGSEITVSYTLENAAGVTASLDGNSQTAMGGDSLDLTAPLLDGFYPLDVVAVDSNGESLGASDSVTIEVFTPVSAELDCELGTSDIWSNGFVLSNIAITNRGAPIQSWQLVLSFDSPVSAINGWSANFSLSPDGHTLTVSNLEWNGNLQTGQTVTFGFQGEHGGDFALPACSAN; from the coding sequence ATGAAACTTCTACTCACCCTGGCGGCTTCGGCCGCCCTGTTCGCTGCTGCCCAGGCCCGGGCGGCGGAACCCCTTCCCGACGACGACTGGCTGCACGTGGAGGGCAATAAAATCCTCGACAAGCAGGGCAACCAGGTCTGGCTCACCGGCGCCAACTGGTTCGGCTTCAACGCCGGCGAGCGGGTTTTTCACGGCCTCTGGGCCGCCAACCTGGAAGGCCGCATGCGCGACCTGGCGGAGCGGGGCATCAACCTGCTGCGCGTGCCGATTTCCACTGAGCTGATCTGGGAGTGGCAGAACGGCATGGCCGCGGTGCCCAACATCAACGCCCATGTAAACCCTGAACTGGAGGGCATGACCTCCCTGGAAATTTTCGACGAAGCCGTGGCCCTGGCGAAAAAATACGGGGTGAAAATCCTCGTGGACGTGCACAGCGCCGAGGCGGACAACGCCGGCCATTTCTACCCCATGTGGTACGAGGGTAGCCTGGACAGCGAAATCTTTTACCAGACCTGGGAGTGGATGGCGGACCGTTACAAGAACGACGATACCGTTATCGCCTTCGATATCGAAAACGAGCCCCACGGCAAACCCTGGGCGGACAACCCCTACGCCAAATGGGACAGCTCCACTGACGTCAACAACTGGAAGTATGCCTGCGAAACCGCCTCCAAACGCGTGCTGGCAATCAACCCCAACCTGCTGGTGCTCTGCGAGGGGATAGAGTCCTATCCCAAAGATGGCGTCAGCTGGGGCGGCGGCGCCGGCCCGGACTACCACAATTATTGGTGGGGCGGAAACCTGCGCGGCGCGGCCGATCACCCCATCGACCTGGGAGCCAACCAGGACCAACTGGTTTACTCCCCGCATATCTACGGCCCGTCCGTTTATCAGCAGCCCTGGTTTGAGCCGGACTTCACTTACCAATCGCTGATAGAGGACGCCTGGCGGGACAACTGGTTCTACCTGCACGAGCAGGGCATATCGCCGCTGTTGCTCGGGGAGTGGGGCGGCCACCTGGATGGCGGCCAGAATGAAAAATGGATGGGCTACGCCCGCGACCTGATCGTGGAGCACGGCCTGCACCACACCTTCTGGTGCCTCAACCCTAACTCCGGGGATACCGGCGGCCTCTGGCACTACGACTGGACCACCTGGGACGAAGACAAATACGCGCTGCTAAAACCCGCACTCTGGCAGGACGGCAGCGGCAAATTTGTGGGCCTGGATCACCGTGTGGTGCTGGGCAATGCCGAAGTGGGCACCAACGTCAGCGAGTACTACCAGGGGCAATTGCCCTCGGTGGCAATCACCGCACCCGCGAGCGGCAGCCAGTTCCTGCCCGGCTCGCAGATCGCTGTGCAATACACCCTGGCGCAGGCCGCCGCGGTCAATATTTACCTGGACGGCACCCTGCTGCAAACCGCCAGCGGCGGCAGCGCTGTTGTCATCGCGCCGGCGGTCGAGGGCAGTTACCAGCTGCAACTGGTGGCCGTGGACGGCCAGGGGCAGGAGCTTTCCGCCAGCGATACCCTGTCCATCCGCGTGGTCGATGAAGTCGTACCGGAGCCCGCAGTGGAAATCACCGCGCCGGCGGACAACAGCCGGGTGGAAGCGGGTAGCGAAATCACCGTCTCCTACACCCTGGAAAACGCCGCCGGCGTAACCGCATCCCTGGACGGCAACAGCCAGACCGCAATGGGCGGCGACAGCCTGGACCTCACCGCGCCGCTGCTCGACGGTTTCTACCCGCTGGATGTAGTCGCAGTGGACAGCAACGGTGAATCGTTGGGCGCAAGCGACAGCGTCACCATCGAAGTGTTTACACCGGTCTCCGCAGAACTCGACTGTGAACTGGGCACCAGCGATATCTGGAGCAATGGTTTCGTACTCAGCAATATTGCGATAACCAACCGCGGCGCGCCCATACAGAGCTGGCAACTGGTACTGAGCTTCGACTCCCCGGTAAGCGCCATCAACGGCTGGAGCGCCAACTTCTCCCTGTCCCCCGACGGCCACACCCTCACCGTCTCCAACCTGGAATGGAACGGCAATTTGCAGACAGGGCAGACAGTGACCTTCGGCTTCCAGGGAGAGCACGGCGGAGACTTCGCACTACCGGCGTGTTCCGCTAACTGA
- a CDS encoding glycoside hydrolase family 9 protein, with product MKRLMRVCQPLCALVAGVTVAGNSLAANYGEALQKSIYFYEAQQSGPIPSWNRNEWRDDSGMTDGADNNVDLLGGWYDAGDHVKFGFPMAASATLLAWGVVENRDAYAQTGQLQHIQNNLRFVADYFVKAHTAPNELWGQVGNGGQDHAWWGAAEVMPMARPSYKIDASCPGSDLAGETAAALAAIAMVFEPTDAAYAANLLSHAEQLYNFADNFRGVYSDCITDAGTFYKSHSGYNDELVWGAAWLYRATGDQAYLDKAVSYYGNLSTEPQQSIRSFKWTHAWDDKSYGSYVLMAQLTGNAEYRADAERWLDFWTTGYDGQRVTYTPGGLAHLDQWGAARYSANTAFIALVYSDYLQSADPDNGRAQTYYDFAVSQMEYLLGENPMNMSYQIGYGSVYPTSPHHRTAHGSWNDNLQDPVDNRHTLVGALVGGPDTNDNFVNDRGDYVLNEVATDYNSGFTSALARLWLDFGGNPIPEAQFPAPEERDLELFVDAKLNSSGPRHTEISSYVHNHTAWPARVTDNLSLRYWIDISELVDAGYGPEDLILTSAYSQGTGYTGPHPWGDPADNLYYVEVSFAGVDIYPGGQSASKKETQYRVAVPEGAPWNPDNDPSWDDYTSSHKQAPMIGLYDNGQLVWGQEPGGGCGGDTGVNCAPSAHSQSLSTPYETSLSITLSGSDSDGTVADYTVASGPANGTLEGSGASRLYTPAAGFFGTDSFTFTVTDDQGATSSAATVSVNVEAPEIPAVNISSPAEGARFALGADIPVQYNLQNAEGVNLYLDGALVASGSGSGILVVPAPAETGLYQLEIVATEGGEELTASDSVTVEVYEPVAGAVSCTPGNADVWNSGFVLNSVTVANEGDTAVQGWEITLTFAEPIGLVNGWSGNFDLSPDGLVLTVSNAEWNGNLQPGGSTSFGFQGSHGGNFQTPVCAAN from the coding sequence ATGAAACGATTGATGAGAGTCTGTCAACCGCTGTGCGCACTGGTTGCCGGGGTGACGGTGGCGGGAAATTCCCTCGCCGCTAACTACGGCGAAGCGCTGCAAAAATCCATTTACTTTTACGAGGCGCAGCAGTCCGGTCCCATCCCCTCCTGGAATCGCAACGAGTGGCGCGACGATTCCGGCATGACAGACGGCGCCGACAACAATGTGGACCTGCTGGGCGGCTGGTACGATGCCGGCGACCACGTGAAGTTCGGTTTCCCAATGGCCGCCAGCGCCACCCTGCTGGCCTGGGGCGTGGTGGAGAACCGCGATGCCTACGCGCAGACCGGCCAGCTGCAGCATATCCAGAACAACCTGCGCTTCGTGGCCGACTATTTCGTCAAGGCGCACACCGCGCCCAACGAACTCTGGGGGCAGGTGGGCAACGGCGGACAGGACCACGCCTGGTGGGGCGCGGCGGAAGTCATGCCCATGGCTCGGCCCTCCTACAAGATCGACGCCAGCTGTCCGGGCTCCGACCTGGCCGGGGAAACCGCCGCGGCGCTCGCCGCCATCGCCATGGTGTTCGAGCCCACCGACGCTGCCTACGCGGCGAACCTGCTGAGTCACGCGGAACAGCTCTACAACTTCGCCGACAACTTCCGCGGCGTATACAGCGACTGCATCACCGACGCCGGCACCTTCTACAAATCCCACAGCGGCTACAACGACGAACTGGTGTGGGGCGCCGCCTGGCTCTATCGCGCCACCGGCGACCAGGCCTACCTGGACAAGGCGGTGAGCTACTACGGCAACCTGTCCACCGAGCCCCAGCAGTCCATCAGGTCCTTCAAATGGACCCACGCCTGGGACGACAAGAGCTACGGCAGCTACGTGCTGATGGCCCAGCTCACCGGTAACGCCGAGTACCGCGCAGACGCCGAGCGCTGGCTGGACTTCTGGACCACCGGTTACGACGGCCAGCGGGTGACCTACACCCCCGGCGGCCTCGCGCACCTGGACCAGTGGGGGGCCGCGCGCTACTCCGCCAACACCGCGTTTATCGCTCTGGTGTACTCGGACTACCTGCAATCCGCGGACCCGGACAACGGCCGCGCGCAGACCTACTACGATTTCGCCGTGAGCCAGATGGAATATTTGTTGGGGGAAAACCCGATGAATATGAGTTACCAGATCGGCTATGGCAGCGTCTACCCAACATCCCCGCACCACCGAACCGCTCACGGTTCCTGGAATGACAACCTGCAGGACCCGGTGGACAACCGCCACACCCTGGTGGGTGCCTTGGTGGGTGGTCCGGACACCAACGACAATTTCGTCAACGACCGCGGCGACTATGTGCTCAACGAGGTGGCCACCGACTACAACTCCGGCTTCACCTCCGCGCTGGCGCGGCTGTGGCTGGACTTCGGCGGCAACCCCATACCCGAGGCCCAGTTCCCGGCGCCGGAAGAGCGCGACCTGGAATTGTTCGTGGATGCCAAGCTCAACTCCAGCGGCCCGCGCCACACGGAGATCAGTTCCTACGTGCACAACCACACCGCCTGGCCGGCGCGCGTCACCGATAACCTGAGCCTGCGCTACTGGATCGATATTTCCGAACTGGTGGATGCCGGCTACGGTCCCGAGGACCTGATCCTCACCAGTGCCTACAGCCAGGGCACCGGTTACACCGGCCCGCACCCCTGGGGTGATCCGGCGGACAACCTCTACTATGTGGAAGTGTCCTTCGCCGGTGTGGACATCTATCCCGGCGGCCAGTCCGCGTCGAAAAAGGAAACCCAGTACCGCGTCGCCGTGCCCGAGGGCGCGCCCTGGAATCCGGACAACGACCCCTCCTGGGACGACTACACCAGCAGCCATAAACAGGCGCCGATGATCGGGCTCTACGACAACGGCCAACTGGTATGGGGCCAGGAACCCGGCGGCGGCTGCGGTGGCGATACCGGTGTCAACTGCGCGCCCAGCGCCCACAGCCAGAGCCTTTCCACACCCTACGAAACCTCCCTGTCCATCACCCTGAGTGGCAGTGACAGCGACGGTACCGTTGCGGACTATACAGTAGCCAGCGGCCCCGCCAACGGCACGCTCGAAGGCAGCGGTGCCAGCCGCCTGTACACCCCGGCGGCGGGTTTCTTCGGCACCGACAGCTTCACCTTCACCGTCACTGACGATCAAGGCGCGACGTCTTCGGCCGCCACTGTCTCCGTCAACGTGGAAGCGCCGGAAATTCCCGCGGTCAATATTTCCAGCCCGGCGGAGGGCGCGCGCTTTGCACTGGGTGCGGATATCCCGGTGCAGTACAACCTGCAGAACGCCGAGGGCGTCAACCTGTACCTGGACGGCGCGCTGGTGGCTAGCGGCAGCGGCTCCGGAATACTGGTGGTGCCGGCGCCCGCGGAAACCGGTCTGTACCAGTTGGAAATCGTCGCCACCGAAGGCGGGGAGGAACTGACCGCGAGCGACAGCGTCACCGTGGAAGTCTACGAGCCGGTGGCCGGTGCGGTGAGCTGCACCCCCGGCAACGCCGACGTATGGAACAGCGGCTTCGTACTCAACAGCGTCACCGTGGCCAACGAGGGCGATACCGCGGTCCAGGGTTGGGAGATAACCCTTACCTTTGCCGAGCCGATCGGACTGGTAAACGGCTGGAGCGGCAATTTTGACCTGTCTCCGGACGGCCTGGTTCTCACCGTCTCCAACGCCGAGTGGAACGGCAACCTGCAGCCGGGCGGCAGCACCAGCTTCGGCTTCCAGGGCAGCCACGGCGGCAACTTCCAGACGCCGGTGTGTGCGGCCAACTGA
- a CDS encoding DUF1295 domain-containing protein, with amino-acid sequence MSSGVANAAALAAADRAESWITDRAWVAGAVGAMAVLICAAAYNAGGLLNSGLSIAGFQVTDNRLDSILAALIISSCAMLVVELPRLRLWQGRDFFRLHPTLARGHWMRFAMEALVHYLVYLGLLALVIFFFRTAGEYGFARGNAYYKPWFRLLDLAWAAWLWGGLPYVLLTRALKHSPEADRMDLANSCLKMVSLFAFRWPKFDEYDRKNLRALLVKLFFAPLMTVFFADQFPHLVSNVGYMFDGLPAAIAENRYSHRQFNLDFFNISVALVFSIDVALAWCGYMVSSRWVDNQTRSAEPTMLGWVVCLLCYPPFQMYLGLYYASPGEREVLRLGNAWFVTLFTSMMLASYLIYMAATLHFGVRFSNLTNRGIIRTGLYSLVRHPAYGAKNFAWWCVMFPAIVYSAFHAGWKLALAQTLGLLLMTWVYYWRAITEERHLSADPDYVDYCRQVRYRFFPGLL; translated from the coding sequence TTGTCCAGCGGAGTAGCCAACGCGGCGGCGCTGGCCGCCGCGGACAGGGCAGAGAGCTGGATCACCGACCGCGCCTGGGTCGCCGGCGCCGTCGGCGCCATGGCGGTACTTATCTGCGCGGCGGCCTATAACGCCGGCGGCCTGTTGAACAGCGGCCTCTCCATCGCCGGCTTCCAGGTCACCGACAACCGCCTGGACAGCATTCTCGCCGCGCTGATCATCAGCAGTTGCGCGATGCTGGTAGTGGAACTGCCGCGGCTAAGGCTCTGGCAGGGGCGGGATTTCTTCCGTCTGCACCCGACCCTGGCCCGCGGTCACTGGATGCGCTTCGCCATGGAGGCCCTGGTGCACTATCTGGTCTACCTGGGGCTGCTGGCACTGGTGATTTTCTTTTTCCGCACCGCCGGCGAGTACGGCTTTGCCCGCGGCAACGCCTACTACAAGCCCTGGTTCCGCCTGCTGGACCTGGCCTGGGCCGCCTGGCTCTGGGGCGGCCTGCCCTATGTGTTGCTGACCCGCGCACTCAAGCACTCGCCGGAGGCGGACAGGATGGACCTGGCAAACAGCTGCCTGAAGATGGTCTCGCTGTTCGCATTTCGCTGGCCGAAGTTCGACGAGTACGACCGTAAGAACCTGCGCGCACTGCTGGTGAAACTGTTCTTCGCACCGCTGATGACGGTGTTTTTCGCCGATCAGTTTCCCCATCTGGTCAGCAACGTCGGCTATATGTTCGACGGCCTGCCCGCGGCCATCGCGGAAAACCGCTACAGCCACCGCCAGTTCAACCTGGATTTTTTCAATATTTCCGTGGCCCTGGTATTTTCCATCGACGTGGCCCTGGCCTGGTGCGGCTACATGGTTTCCAGCCGCTGGGTGGACAACCAGACCCGCTCCGCCGAGCCCACGATGCTGGGCTGGGTGGTGTGCCTGTTGTGTTACCCCCCGTTCCAGATGTACCTGGGCCTCTATTACGCCTCGCCGGGGGAACGGGAAGTGTTGCGCCTGGGCAACGCCTGGTTCGTGACCCTGTTCACTTCCATGATGCTGGCCAGCTACCTGATATACATGGCCGCAACCCTGCACTTCGGGGTGCGTTTCTCCAACCTTACCAACCGCGGCATTATCCGCACCGGCCTCTATTCCCTGGTACGCCACCCCGCCTACGGAGCAAAAAACTTCGCCTGGTGGTGTGTGATGTTCCCGGCAATTGTCTACAGTGCCTTCCACGCCGGCTGGAAACTGGCCCTGGCGCAGACCCTCGGCCTGCTGCTGATGACCTGGGTCTATTACTGGCGGGCGATTACCGAGGAGCGCCACCTGAGCGCCGATCCGGACTACGTCGACTACTGCCGGCAGGTGCGCTACCGGTTTTTCCCCGGGCTGCTGTAG